From Mytilus edulis chromosome 9, xbMytEdul2.2, whole genome shotgun sequence, the proteins below share one genomic window:
- the LOC139489907 gene encoding putative ATP-dependent DNA helicase Q1, protein MKPYVSQYHAPQSKDMKALITHRMYETHDSLRLVFATEAYGTGIDVPDIKQIIHVGPPNTMETYVQEIGRCDRNGQQATSVLYYNNTDIADNKEHLKSEMREYIKNED, encoded by the exons ATGAAACCATATGTTTCACAATATCATGCTCCACAATCAAAAGAT ATGAAGGCACTCATCACACATAGAATGTATGAGACACATGACAGCCTAAGACTTGTTTTTGCCACAGAGGCATATGGCACTGGTATAGATGTTCCAGATATTAAACAGATCATACATGTTGGTCCTCCTAATACCATGGAAA CTTATGTCcaagaaataggaagatgtgacAGGAATGGCCAACAGGCAACATCTGTGCTGTACTACAACAACACTGACATTGCTGACAATAAGGAACACCTTAAATCCGAAATGAGGGAATACATCAAAAATGAGGACTGA
- the LOC139490292 gene encoding uncharacterized protein, giving the protein MNFLEKVIFAELWNKKGLVEAGTLRGECERISRKGEDTNVMNAYEEDKKYVTSYVTSNLVVAVMHFFGMETENDNPVRNCPSAQESSYDLMGVDKYIFPVWSGENDQCTDLKGDVCDDQRDMGPCQVVKVTLANGIVLEIPMTTPAHDGNKENKPDKIKDYAHYGLEVGMTFIYFLQNVKNPERRKMLPLLKMMMIQLRGHSMNAKYPKEILRILVQQYSVMGLQEACQVFQACFINTMGKSDGHVPADLVQEWNVKECKNILSTCTVISLMQTSATGHRLYHQNTRLQTTLTQKLALLLDQKNIPGNKMTKMSYCLFRT; this is encoded by the exons ATGAACTTTTTAGAAAAG GTAATTTTTGCGGAGCTGTGGAATAAGAAAGGATTAGTTGAAGCTGGAACCTTAAGAGGAGAGTGTGAGAGAATCAGCAGAAAAGGAGAAGATACCAACGTTATGAATGCATATGAGGAAGATAAAAAGTATGTCACCAGCTATGTTACATCCAATTTGGTAGTTGCTGTGATGCACTTTTTTGGAATGGAAACGGAAAATGACAATCCAGTCAGAAATTGTCCATCAGCCCAAGAATCATCGTATGACCTGATGGGTGTCGACAAGTATATCTTTCCAGTTTGGTCTGGAGAAAATGATCAGTGTACAGATTTGAAAG GAGATGTTTGTGATGATCAAAGGGACATGGGTCCATGTCAAGTAGTCAAAGTGACCTTGGCAAATGGTATTGTATTGGAGATTCCTATGACGACACCTGCACATGATGGAAATAAGGAAAATAAACCTGACAAGATTAAAGATTATGCACACTATGGTTTAGAGGTTGGGATgacatttatttactttttacaaaatgtgaaaaacccAGAGAGACGAAAAATGCTCCCGTTATTGAAAATGATGATGATTCAACTTCGGGGTCACAGCATGAATGCTAAGTACCCCAAAGAAATACTCAGAATCCTTGTTCAACAGTATTCTGTCATGGGACTTCAAGAGGCTTGTCAGGTTTTTCAAGCCTGTTTTATAAACACTATGGGAAAATCTGATGGACATGTCCCTGCAGATCTCGTGCAAGAGTGGAATGTGAAAGAGTGCAAAAACATATTAAGCACATGTACAGTAATAAGCTTGATGCAAACATCTGCAACAGGACATCGGCTTTACCATCAAAACACACGATTGCAGACAACTTTGACACAGAAGCTTGCATTATTATTAGATCAAAAAAACATACCAGGAAACAAAATGACGAAGATGAGCTACTGCTTATTTAGGACATAA